Part of the Bdellovibrionales bacterium genome is shown below.
GAAAAAGGTGAACTTGATTTTTTCTCCAAAAAGGAGCGGGCCCGAATAGAGAAGGACTATCTTCGTCTTTTGGAATATTTGGACGGTATCCGTGAAATGAAGGACTCTCCCTCGGCGATGTTTGTCGTAGATCTCAACAAGGAGCATATCGCCGTTAAAGAAGCTCGTCGGCTTGGTATTCCTGTCATCGGCATTGCAGACACCAATGTAGATCCAAATGAAGTTGATTACCCCATTCCTGGTAACGACGACGCAATCCGCTCAATTAAGCTCTTTTCAAATATGGTGGCCGAGTCATTTCTTGAGGGTGTCAAGCTTTGGGAAGAAAAACTTCGTTCAACTGCTGACAAATCTGCATCTGCTCCAGAGAAGGCGACAGCGTCTGCTCCGTCTGTCGCTCCAGTTAAGGATACTTCTCCCTCTGATGGCGGACCATCTGTTGTCAAAGTCAGTCGTGGTCGTAAACTTGTCGCTGCTGGTCTTGCTGATGAAGTTGAAATTGCGGCCGAGTTGGAAGTTGCCCCCGAAGAGGCCGTTGTTCCTGAAAGCTCAGAAGAATAGATGCGCACAGCCTGATGTCCCTCGGACTTGGGCGAAGCAAAATGTAGGGCCTCTCATGATCTGTCAGCAGTGAGGGGATCCCATTTTTGGAATTGGTAAGAGATTTAGGTAGAAAATATTTAAAAGAGGAAAGCTATTATGACAATCAGTGCTTCTCAAGTAAAGGATCTCCGCGAAAAAACGAGCGCGGGCATGATGGACTGTAAAAAAGCCCTCGAAGAATCGCAAGGTGACTTTGAGAAGGCCGTGGAATGGCTTCGAGTGAAAGGCCTCAGTAAGGCTGCAAAAAAATCAGGTCGGTTGGCAGCTGAAGGTCTCGTCACTTCTTATATACATGCGGGAGGCCGCATCGGTGTTCTTGTAGAAATCAATTCTGAAACCGATTTTGTGGCACGCAACGAAGAATTTCAAAAATTTGTGAACGATGTGGCTATGCACATCGCTGCAATGGCGCCCTGCTTTGTTCGCGAAGAAGAAATTCCCGAGGAAGTTAAAAATAAGGAGCGAGAAGTACTGATAAATAAAGCCCTTGAAGAGGGTAAAAAGCGCGAATTCCTGGATAAAATTATTGATGGCCAAATGAAAAAGTGGGCCGCAGAGTCGTGCTTGATGGGACAAAAATTTGTCAAGAATCCAGACGTCACGATCCTCCAGCATTTGCAAGAAACCATCTCCCGAATTGGCGAAAATATCGTGATCCGTCGATTCGCTCGCTACGAATTGGGCGAAGGTTTAGAGAAGCGTTCAGAAAATTTCGCTGAAGAGGTCGCGGCACAACTGAAGGGGTAACAGATTGGCTAAGAGCAAGTATCGAAGAGTCTTGTTGAAACTCAGTGGCGAGGCTCTCGCCAGCAAGAGTAATTCGATAGATCTTGAAATTATTGAGAGGGTTGCAGCTGACGTCTCTGAAGCCGCTGCTCTCGGGGTACAGATTGGAATAGTGATTGGCGGCGGAAATATTTTCAGAGGAGTTGCGGCTTCGGCTCGTGGTATGGATCGGGCCAGCTCAGATTATATGGGTATGCTCGCCACCGTCATCAATGGATTAGCTGTCCAGAACGTCTTCGAAAAGCACAATCTCTCTACCCGTGTACAGACCGCTATTGGGATGGCTGAAATCGCGGAACCCTATATCCGCCGACGTGCCATTCGCCATTTAGAGAAAGAACGGGTCGTTATTTTTGTTGCTGGCACAGGAAATCCTTATTTTACAACCGATACGGCTGCGGCCCTGCGTGCAATGGAAATTAATGCAGACGTCATCTTAAAGGCGACAAAAGTAGATGGAATTTACGATAAAGATCCCATAACTCATTCAGATGCTATAAAATTCGATAGAATCAGTTACATGGATGTCTTGAAAAAAGGTCTGAAAGTAATGGATTCTACTGCGATTAGTCTCTGCATGGACAACAAATTGCCGATAGTTTGCTTTAATTTACTTGCGCCAAATAGTATCACTCGAGTGATATCTGGCGAGAACATTGGAACAACTGTCTTTTAGAATTGGGGGGAAACATGGTCGAAAATATTGTTAAATCTACCAAAGATCAGATGGAAAAGGCTCTTTTGGCATTGGCTGGTGAACTAAAAAAAGTGAGAACCGGCCGAGCTCAGGTGTCAATGTTGGATGTTGTGAAGGTCAACTACTACGGCAGTGCCACTCCGCTCAATCAAGTTGCGGCTGTCTCTTGCCCAGACGGGAAATCCTTTTTAATTCAACCCTGGGAGGCATCAACTCTCAAAGAAGTTGAGGCCTCAATTATTAAAAGTGATCTGGGAATGAGCCCTCAAAACGATGGAAAAGTCATCCGCCTTCGTCTTCCTGATTTAACGGAAGCCCGTCGCAAAGAATTAGTAAAAACTATTAAAAAGATTGTGGAAGATGCCCGGGTGGCTGTACGAATGGCAAGACGTGATGCCAATGAATCAGTAAAGAAGTCTGCCAAAGATAAAGTCATCAGCGAAGATGAACAGAAACGCCTTGAAGGAGAGATACAAAAATTGACTGATGGTTATGTTGATAAAATTGACAAAATATCCGAGGAAAAAGAGAAAGAACTCATGACAATCTAGTCAATGATAGAAAATCTGGAGCCCTTTAGAGTGACCCTGCCAACACACATCGCAATAATTATGGACGGAAACGGCCGTTGGGCCAATGCCCATGGACATCATCGTTTTTTTGGGCATGTGCGGGGAGCTCGGGTAGCTAAGAGCATTATTGAGGCTTGCTCATTTCGGCGGGTTAAGTTTCTTACACTTTTTGCGTTTAGCAGTGAAAATTGGCTCAGACCAAAAGACGAAGTCAATCTCCTGATGAAATTGCTATTTAGTCGGCTCAATCGTGAGCGAGCTGGACTGGTTCGAAATAATATTAAATTCAAATGTATTGGCGATTTAGAACGACTCCCCGCAAAGGTGAAGGAGGCCGTAAACCAGACGATCTCTGCGACTGATCATTGTACGGGAATGACTTTGATTTTTGCTTTGAGCTATGGAGGTCGACAAGAAATTGCTAGCGCAGCGAAGAAAATCGCCTTCCTTGTCGGCTCTGGACAATTACGTCCCGAGGATGTTAATGAGGAGCTCTTTCACTCTCAGCTAGAATCTTCGGAAATTCCCGACCCAGATCTCATCATTCGCACAAGCGGAGAATCACGCCTCTCGAATTTCTATTTATGGCAATCAGCCTATAGCGAATTCATGGTTTTTCCCAAAATGTGGCCGGAATTTACTCGGAATGATTTGGATCTCGCAATAGAATCTTTTAATCTCAAGGAACGTCGGTTTGGTAAGACCAGTGAACAGTTAGGCTCAACTCTCCAGGCCTCATTTCGCAGTTTAAAAGGCGAAATTTAAGTGAGTTCCAACTTTATGGGGCTCCAAACGCGAATTCTCTCAGCTTTGGTAGCGGGGGGGGCATTTGTCGCTATTGGTTTTTACGGCGGCCCATCAGGAATCGCAGTTATTTCCTTTGGGATTGTCATGCTGGGCTGTTATGAATTTACCCAAATTGGCTTTCCTCCAGATGAGAAACTACCTCCATTTTTGAAAGTTCTGTTTCTTGGTAGTTGTTTTGCCTTTATTTCTGCAGCACTCCTCCTCAAACCTGTTACAGGCTTGGCGACTCTCGCTTTGACGTCGATGATCTTTTTCTCCTGCTTATTGAGTGCACTTCACAAAACTGTTCCATTGGAAATGATTCGCAAACTGTCGTCCTCCCTCATTTTAGGTTTAGTTTACACTGGTCTAATGCCGATTTTTGCCCTTAAAATCCTGTTTCTTCCTGATGGCCTCAAATGGTTTTCACTCATGCTTATTGTGGTTTTTTCCGGCGATACCTTTGCCTATTTCGTTGGCCTTTGCTTTGGCAAACGCAAGCTGATGCCCTCAGTTTCTCCTAAAAAAACAGTCGCCGGAGCCTGGGGGGGACTTATGGGGTCTGGACTTGTCGCCTGGCTGGCAGGAGTTTACTTTGTTGATAAACATGTGCTTATGTTGTTTGTCACGGGCTCTATTGCAAGCGGCTTCTTTGCTCAATTCGGAGATCTCTTTGAATCACTTCTCAAGCGCGTCAGTGGGCACAAGGACTCTGGCAGTATTATGCCAGGACACGGGGGCGTCCTTGATCGTTTGGATGGAATTTATTTTGCCTCTCCTGTTTTCTTTATTGTGGCTCAATCACTCAGTTAGGAAGCGCTGTGTTGAATGGGTTTTTGGGTACCTTAGGCGAGTTACTCCCTGAATTTCATTCCAAATCTGAGAATCTTTCGCTTGCTTGGCGGTTTTTGCTTTGGTGTCGCCGCTCCTACATTTAGAATACCGAAATGGATTTAATTCTTAATTGGTTACAATCGGGACTTTCTGCAATTGGGCCCTTCCTTATTTTGTTGGGCCTTCTTATTTTCGTTCATGAGCTCGGCCATTTTTTGGTCGCCAAATGGTGTGGAGTAAGAGTTGAAGTTTTTAGCCTTGGATTTGGCAAGAAAATTTTAAAATTCACTCGTGGAGAGACCACTTACTGCATCTCGATTGTGCCTCTTGGCGGATATGTCAAAATGTACGGAGATGACCCAACTGCAGAAATACCAGAAAGCGAAAAGTCCCGGGCCTTTCTATCCAAACCAGTCATCCAAAGAATAGCGATCGTTTTGGCAGGCCCTCTGATGAACTTTCTATTTGCAATACCACTCTTTATGGCTGTAGGTCTCAATGGTGAACTTGTCCCGGGGCCGCGATTAGGAGATGTTGAACCAGAAAGTTCTGCCTTTCAGGCTGGCTTTCGTTCAGGCGATAAGATTCTCTCGATGAACGAGGAGGCCATTTCCTATTGGTCACAGATCACCAAAAAAATTGAAGCCTCCGTTGACCGTGAAATTCAATTTAAGGTAATCCGATTCGAGGGCGGAGAGACTGTTTCGCTTAAGGCTTCTCCGGCTCTTGTGCCCAACGACAATATACTCACTCTCGATACTCTCGTCCCAAGAATTCCTGGGCTTGATCCAAGTGGGCGCTCTTCAATGGTTGGGGTTTCCTCGCCTCAGTCACCTGCTGCCCTCGCCGGATTAAAGACTTTTGACATAATCACTTCCATAAATGGGGTGAAGGTCAATTCCTTTTGGGAGCTCGAACCCACCCTTCAAGCACATAGAAATAGCGAAAAGTTGGAACTGGTGGTTCGTCCTTACACAGCGAAAGCGAATATTGAAAATCGGACGGTTGTGCTAACTGATTTTCACAAGCTTTCCAAAACGGTTGATGAATCCAAATCCCTTCTTGATGTCTTGGGACTCGAAGAATCTGATCTGTATCTGCTTCAGGTTAAGGAGAATTCTCCGGCCGCTCGAGCTGGCTTGAGAGACGGAGATAAAATCATCGGCCTCGACAAAACCCCTGTGGAGAAATGGGATCAGGTTCTCGGAAAGGTCAAAGCTTTTAAGTCTGAGGACAAGCTCATTCATTTTTCAATTGCACGTGAGGGCAAGGCAATTGATGTTGATATCGCACCAGAGATGACTGAGGTCATGAATCGCAATCAGAAAGAAGAGAATCGCTTTACCGTTGGAATTATTCCGGCAATTCTGGAGTCCCAAGCCGAACTCACTCTGTTTCGGGTAAATTCTCCTGCAGAGGCCGTCTCTTATGGATTTGAAAAAACAATCGACTGGACCAAAGCTATAGCGGTTAGCTTTCTCAGAATCCTTACGGCCCAAGTTTCGCATAAAAATATCGGTGGGGTCATTACCATTGGCAGAGTGGCGAGTCAGACTTTCGAAATGGGCATTTCGGCATTTTTGAGAATGATGGCCATCATTTCCATCAATCTTTTTCTGATTAATCTTCTTCCCGTTCCTATTTTGGACGGTGGACACCTGGTATTTTTTGTCATCGAGGCCTTGCGAGGAGCCCCCCTGAGCATGAGAAAAATGGAGATTGCCCAACAAGTTGGGCTTATCCTTCTTATCTCTCTCATGGTACTATCCTTGTTTAACGATATAACAAGCTTTGTGAAGTCTCCTTAGATCTGTTAACAAAGTGGGTTATGAAATTAGTACTAATTGCAGAAACGAGCTCTCCATGTGGCGGGCTTTCACTCCTGGAATGTTCAGATAAATATTTAGACGCCGTCGTCAGAGACTGCCAGCAGTGGCAGCGCGAATCTTCACATAGCGAAGTCGTGACCGGGGCCGTTAGAATCCTGCTGGAACGAAATGCGCTTCAATTGAGAGAAATTAATCTTTTTGGAGTGGGAGTGGGTCCTGGGAGTTTCACGGGTATCAGAGTGGGAATCAACATGATGAGAGCATTTGCCTACTCCTTCAAGACTCCCCTTTTTGGGTATTCTAGCCTAGAAGCCCTGGCTTTAAGCACTCATCGACAAGAGCTCCCCATTGTCTGTTTGGCCAATGCCTTCAAAAATATGATTTATGGAGCCACTTACACATGGACAGAAACGGGCTCTCTCCGAGAAGTGGTCTCTCCTCGTGCTGTGGGCTTAGATCAGATCTCTCAACTCTTCAATGGTCCCTCGCTCGTCGTAGGGAACGCCTTCGATATTTATCAGAAGTTTTTTCCTCACAACATGCTCAGTCTTATGTCGCGCGAAAGCATCAGCCAGACGAGCCACAAGTCCAGTTTTTTTCCTCTCGTTTGGATCTGCAAGCCAGACGAGATACCCAAAATGATTGGCAATCCGTTAAACCTCTTTATATTCGCGCGTCTGAAGCCGAAGAGAAGCTAAAGAAGGGTCTACTTAAACCCTTACCAAAGATTTGAGAAACTGAATGTCCGACGTTCGGGGTAACGACAAAGACAAAGTCTTTTATCTGAGAGGAATGATGAATTCCGACTCTCGCATTATTTCAGTTGGAGGAGGCAAGGGAGGAGTAGGAAAGTCATTTTTTAGCTCTGGCCTGGCTATTTTTATTGCAAACCTAGGATACGATACTCTTTTGATTGACTTGGATCTGGGTGCCGCCAATCTTCACACTTGCATCGGAGAAGATACACCTCCCCACTCGATACATGACTTTTTAACTGGCAAAGTAGCTAATTTTGAAAGCCTCGCCGTTCAAACCGGCCATCAAAATCTCCGGTTTATCAGTGGATCTAACGATTCCTACGACATGGCAAACATCACCGAAGATCAGAAAACACTTCTGATGTCTTCTATTTTTCACACGAAGGCCGACTTTATCATTCTTGACCTAAGCGCAGGCACTCACTCAACCACCTTGGATTTGTTTTTGATGGCAACGCACCAATTGATCACTGTGACTCCAGATCCTTCCAGCGTTGAAAATGCTTACAGATTTATCAAATCTGCGTTTTTCAGAAAAATGAAGCGATTTGAGTTCCAATTAAATTTAGGTAACCTGATTTCCCAACTCATGGCGAACAAATCTCTTAACGGAATTCGCTCACCTGCCGATCTCCTTTTCTATGTGTCCAAACAGGATCCAGAAAATGGCGAGCGACTTCGAAACTTAATGGAGAGCATGAAAATTCAAATTGTTCTTAATCAAGTCCGCACAATGAGTGATGTTACGCTCGGACCTTCTATAGAGAGCGTCTGCAGGAAATATTTTGGAATCAAAGCTCAATTTTTAGGACATATCGACTACGATAATGCAGTATGGCAGTCGCTTCGAAAAAAGAAACATCTCCTGCTAGAATATCCTCACAGCCGGATATATGCTCAGATGCTGGGAATTGCCCGAACAATCGTTGGTCCAAGAAAACAAAAAGCTGTGGTATAAAATAAGAAGATGAATCATCGACTGGCTGACCAAACTTATTATGAAATTCTTGAAGTCGCATCAGATGCAACTCAGCAACAAATTCATGCCGCATACCATCGAGCACGAAACACTTATTCCCCTGAAAGTCCTGCACTCTACTCCATGTTCACTCGTGAAGAAGCACGTGACCTGATGAGTCTAATTGAGGAAGCTTTTTCCACCCTGAGCAACCAAACCAAGAGAAAAGATTACGACAAGCAATTAATTCGGCAAATGACAGAAAAGGATCAGACTCAATTCGGCCCGGCAAATCCATCCGACGAATTGCCAGATTTTCATGTTCCAGAGCAAGCGCTCAAAGTTGGATCGGCATCGGCATCGGCATCGGCATCGTTAGCAAATCTTGGTGCTGCACCGGTAGCAAGTGTTGGAATTACGAATGCTACCGCCATTGAGCCGACCGCTGTAAATCAAAAAACTTCCAGCCATCCAAGCCTAAGGCAGACCGTGTTCCTGAGGGATTCGGAAAAACACGTTTCAGCGCCTATCAAATAGATCCAAACTTTGAAAATGAGATTAATCAAACGAGGGTCTTCGATGGAGCTTTTCTTCAAAAAGTTCGGATTTATAAACAGGTGAATCTTGATCAACTCAGCCAGGAGACGCGCATCAGTCGAACCTATTTGAGTGCTCTCGAATCAAACAATTTCAAATCCCTTCCTGCTCCTGTTTTTACTCGCGGGTTCGTCGTGCAGGTAGCAAAAATTCTAGGACTCAACGAGAAAATCGTTGCTGACTCCTACATGTCACTTTATCGCAATGAAAAGTTCTGAATCCGATTTGATAGTTCGGAATCTTGAAATAACCATTTCTGAAGATCAGGCTGGTACGAGACTGGATCGAATTCTTGCCAGCAAACCGGAGTTCTCTTCCAGATCTCAAGTGGCCCAACTGTTCTCGTCTGGTTCGGTACTTAAAGGTGACAAGTCTTTGAAAGCTTCATTTATTCCGAAAGTCGGAGATTGTATTGTCGTATTAATTTCTGAGCCAATTGCTTCCCAAGAACTCGAACCTCTTAATTTTCCTTTGGCTATACTACATGAAGACAAAGACGTTATTGTCATCAACAAGCCCGCAGGGATCGTGGTCCATCCGAGCAATGGCCACAAGCAAGATACCCTGGTTAATGCCCTTGTGTATCATACCAATAGTCTTGCCTCGGGCTTTCAAAGCCATCGACCCGGTATCGTTCATCGCCTCGATAAGGACACAAGTGGCATTCTTGTGGTCGCCAAAAATGATCGCAGTCATGCCTTCCTCGCAAAGCAATTCCGGGAAAAGACCGTCCATCGCATTTATTGGGCTCTCGTCTATGGGCTCCCCTTCCCTTCCGCCGGAACTCTGCGTTCTCACATCGGCCGTCATCCCAATGATAGAAAAAAATTTGCCTCCACAGACAAGAATCCTCAAATCTCGGAGCCTAAAGGAAAATTGGCAGTCACTCACTATCGAACTCTAAAAACTTCACCTCAAGGCTTTTCTCTGATCGAATGCCGACTTGAAACGGGACGCACCCACCAAATTCGAGTGCATTTGTCAGAGCTCGGGTACCCCATCGTGGGAGATCCTATCTATGGCGGACTGCAGAGGGCTAAGGGACTAAAGAGTCCGAGATTGCGTTCCTTGATTTTTAACTTGGGGAGGATTTCACTTTGTGCCAGAGAGCTTTCCTTTGTCCATCCAAGCTCGAAAAAACTCCTGGCGTTTCAAATAACCTGGCCGGAAGATCTCATGGATCTTTACATTCAAACTGGATTTGATCGTGTTTGAACCACTCAGAATTGAATCTCAAACTGTAGGATTTATTTACCACGGACTCCATGCAACTCTCTTTTTTGGAAATCGATTTGGGACTTTCGAACTGTTGGAGAAGTCCTTCCCAAATGTTCAGTTTCATCAACTTCAGCAAGTTCACTCCTCAAGGTGGACAGAGGCCCATCGAGATCCCCCGCTCGCCGATGCCCACTTTACATCCCGTGAAAATCTGGGGCTAGTTGTTCGAACGGCAGATTGTTTGCCCATTTTAATCTGTAAGCAAAATGGAATCGCAGCGGTACACGCAGGCTGGCGCGGAGTTGTCGGAGGTATTCTCAATGGGGCCCCTCATCCATTCTCGATAGAGGGTTCTGAAATTTATATTGGCCCGCATATCAAGGCTTGCTCCTTTGAGGTAGGAACGGAGGTTCTTGAGCAAATTCGACCCATTGGACTTCAACTGTCCATACCTGAAAGCGAATACATTTTTTCTCATCACGACCAGAAAAAGTCCTACATCGATCTCTCTCGCATTGTGCAAGCTCAGTTGATAAGAGCTGGTGCAAAATTAGTCTTTACACAGGATTCTGACACCCTGACCGACTTGAACTATTTTTCCTATCGCAGAGACCACAACTCACAGGGTCGACAGATTTCGTTTGTTATAAAGAGATCTTGAACTGGCCTGCGTGATTGTTTCTCCAAACATCAGGGGTGCCTTTCTGAATCAAATCTCAGCATTCCAGGATCTTCAAACATGCGTCCGGCAGCAGCGCTCCCTTTGTGAGCACTGCACCAAGCCGAACTCGATCCTGAATTCCTGAGCTTTGCTTCAGCCAGGCTTCCTTGGAGTTTGGAACAACAATCAAGTGGGCCAGTTTTTGATCAGTTGCGCCTTGGAAACTAGATACACATTCACACGAGGAGTAGAATTACAAAATGAGCGCAGTTGCACCTCCTATCTCCTCGTCCCCTCGCCCCTCACCCCGATTTAAGTCTATTATCGGCGTTGCTTCTCGGGGGTTTTTCATAAGCATCTACTTGATTGGCCTCCTTTGCGTCTTTCATCCGTCTCTACGTAACTACATTCGCGGAGCTCTCAACAAAGAATTCCGCCAAATACTTGCCTCTGCCTCCGGTCCACTCCTTGCTGAAGGCGGCGTTGCTAAAGTGATCAAAATTAGAACAAGTGAGGGAATTTTTCTAGAAATCTATGGCCGAACGCCAGAGGGCACAAGGCCGCTCCTTGCTCGAATTCAGCTCCCCGATCGCCGAGACGGTTATTTTAGTTTTGGAAAAGTGACTTCCAATCTCTTTATTCATGATGTTGATAGCGACAATATCCCAGAAATAGTCGCTCCCACCTTTGACGAAAGCCTAATGGCTCACCTGAACATCTATTCGTTCAACCCCATTACTCTAAAGATTGAACCCAAAACAAGATCACTCTCATCCCCTTGAGAGAGTAAACTGGCCCACTTGATTGTTGTTCCAAACTCCAAGGGAGCCTGGCTGAAGCAAATCTCAGGAGTCCAGGATCTTCAAACATGCGTCCGGCAGCAGCGCTCCCTTTGTGAGCGCTGCACCAAGCCGAACTCGATCCTGAATTCCTGAGATTTGCTTCAACCAGCTCCCTGTGTCTTTTGGACACAACAGAATCACCGAAGGCTTGCGGGCCAACCAAGGATTCCAACTTCGGATGGCGATCATGACATATGATCCTTAAGGCTTCTGGAATCTTTCGTTGTACACCAGGTTTTACGGATGAGGCGATTGACCTCCCCTTGGCCGGCATTCGACTCATGCAAAAATCAATAATCTGTCGTCCATGACAAATGACAGTGAAAGCTTCGAGAAGAAGGATCTCGATTTTAATACAGCGGTTGGCCCGCAAGCCTTCGGTGATTCTGTTGTATCCAAGACACAGGGAGCTGGCTGAAGCAAGTCTCAGGAATTCAGGATCGAGTTCGGCTTGGTGCAGTGCTCACAAAGGGAGCGCTGCTGCCGAACGCATGTTTGAAGATCCTGGACTCCTGAGATTGGTTTAGCCAGGCTTCCTTGGAGTTTGGAACAACAATCAAGTGGGCCAGTTTATAAGTCCTTGACATTCAAATGACGCCTAGTATTATCTCTGCTCTTGGAGGCGATTCATGGTTCGGTCTGTTCTTGTTTTTTCCCTAGCCATTACATTCCTTTCCTCTTGTGGTGCTGGTCGCAGCCGTCCCCGCGGAAAGCAATGTGCAAGCGACTACAATCCGATAAAAGTCGATATCCAGGAGAGCAACGTTCAAAAAATATCGCTAAATCCCGAGTCCAAAGAAGTTCCAGCTGGCGAATATAAGTATCTACAGGCAGAGTTATTTTATTCTGATAAAACCAACAATCTGATGTTTCACGTAAGAAATCAGATTGACAAAAAGACGGGTCAAACTCAGTCCTCGATCGTTTGTGTAAGAGGTTTTAAGCAGGAAACACAACTGCACTTGAATCAGGCTACAAGTGGAATGAAATCGATGAAATTAGATGAATCTGGAAAAACCACTTACTCCATCGCTAGCTTCGTTGTCGATTTCGACGGCTATTTTCTGAGGTCCCCGCTCGTTGAAGATCTGGACAATAATGAAAAACCTCCCACCCCAGAAAAGCTTTACCAGAAAAAGGGAGGGGAGTTTTTCTTTTACAAACTCTCGAATGATGGCAATCAGTTTGAGTTGCGCTCAACGACGAACTCAGATTCAACAAGTTTGAGCACATTGTTTCGTTATGAATTTACTGCCCCTGCTGCTCCTGAGATCAAAAAGCCAGTTGAAGCTGCCCAGTGAAGGGCTAATTAAAAATTGAGATCACTTGTGCGAGGCACTTTTTTTATCGCGTAAATTTCGCCACGACTTCCCCTCGCGTTGCTGAGGATCAAGCTGAAAAGTCCTTACAGCTTGATTGTGGTCTTGAAGAGACTCCGAAAACACATGAGTTCCATCATTTCGGCTAACAAAATATAGATAATTTGAATTTTCTGGATTCAGAGTAGCCCTCAAGGCTTCCTTACCAGGATTTGCGATTGGTCCAGCAGGAAGGGCGTCGACACGATATGTGTTATAGGCCGTATACTCCTTTAAGTCCTCTCGGGTGATATTCATTTTCATCTCCCCGGTTTTTTCCATAATACCGTAGAGAATCGTCGGATCGCTTTGAAGTCTCATGCCTTTGCGAAGACGGTTGAAAAATACCGAGGCGATCCGGGCCCGCTCAGGTCCGGCTCCTGTTTCCTTCTCGACAATGCTCGCCAAAGTGACAGTTTTATGCCTACCCATAGCATTTCCTGCCCCTTTTGAAATCTCAGAGTAAACCTCAAGAAAGCGATTTACCATGACCTCGACGATCTCTCTCTGTGAAGTATATTTGGTAAAACCATATGTTTCTGGAAAAAGGTATCCTTCAAAGGAACGGAGGTCCGCTTTGAGAAGTTGGTAAATCAATTTTTTATCGTGCGCGAGCTTAACAAAATCTCTGGCCGACCCGAATCCCAATTTTTCCAATTGACTGGCTATTTCAAAAATATTGATTCCCTCTGGAAACGTCACCAAGTGTTGAATGCTCTTTCCTGAAGAGAGAATCTCCAAAACGGTCCGAGGGGACGAACTTCTATCCAGCATGTATTCCCCAGCCCTTAGTCTTTTGCCATAGCCCGTGAACCGTGCATAAATAATAAGTAAATCTTTGTCTGTGACAATTCCCTTTTCTTCTAGCAATTCAGCTATACTTCGAAAACTCAACCCCTTGGAAACCTCAAATACAACAGAATCAGAGGGGCTCTGCGTAGGCCCTTTAATAAAAATAAAAAACTTCCATGCAATAGCTACCATGCAAATGAAAAGGAACGAGACAAGCAAACCAATGATCTGTTTCACGGCGAGAACTCGTAATTCATTCCTGGCATATCCTGCCCCGTCTCATAGGGATTCAAATCTTCAAGACAGGAAACCGGCACCGTGCAATAATTGACTGCAAAATGTGCTGAAGAACGG
Proteins encoded:
- the rpsB gene encoding 30S ribosomal protein S2 — translated: MANLTMKEMLDAGVHFGHQTQRWNPKMKPYVYTDRGGIHIIDLQKSVGLARRAAEFVKSVGANGGKLIFVGTKKQAVEPIKEAAALCGQYHVTKRWLGGMLTNFQTIKSSIDRLKKIDRMREKGELDFFSKKERARIEKDYLRLLEYLDGIREMKDSPSAMFVVDLNKEHIAVKEARRLGIPVIGIADTNVDPNEVDYPIPGNDDAIRSIKLFSNMVAESFLEGVKLWEEKLRSTADKSASAPEKATASAPSVAPVKDTSPSDGGPSVVKVSRGRKLVAAGLADEVEIAAELEVAPEEAVVPESSEE
- the tsf gene encoding translation elongation factor Ts; translated protein: MTISASQVKDLREKTSAGMMDCKKALEESQGDFEKAVEWLRVKGLSKAAKKSGRLAAEGLVTSYIHAGGRIGVLVEINSETDFVARNEEFQKFVNDVAMHIAAMAPCFVREEEIPEEVKNKEREVLINKALEEGKKREFLDKIIDGQMKKWAAESCLMGQKFVKNPDVTILQHLQETISRIGENIVIRRFARYELGEGLEKRSENFAEEVAAQLKG
- a CDS encoding UMP kinase produces the protein MAKSKYRRVLLKLSGEALASKSNSIDLEIIERVAADVSEAAALGVQIGIVIGGGNIFRGVAASARGMDRASSDYMGMLATVINGLAVQNVFEKHNLSTRVQTAIGMAEIAEPYIRRRAIRHLEKERVVIFVAGTGNPYFTTDTAAALRAMEINADVILKATKVDGIYDKDPITHSDAIKFDRISYMDVLKKGLKVMDSTAISLCMDNKLPIVCFNLLAPNSITRVISGENIGTTVF
- the frr gene encoding ribosome recycling factor; the protein is MVENIVKSTKDQMEKALLALAGELKKVRTGRAQVSMLDVVKVNYYGSATPLNQVAAVSCPDGKSFLIQPWEASTLKEVEASIIKSDLGMSPQNDGKVIRLRLPDLTEARRKELVKTIKKIVEDARVAVRMARRDANESVKKSAKDKVISEDEQKRLEGEIQKLTDGYVDKIDKISEEKEKELMTI
- the uppS gene encoding di-trans,poly-cis-decaprenylcistransferase, yielding MIENLEPFRVTLPTHIAIIMDGNGRWANAHGHHRFFGHVRGARVAKSIIEACSFRRVKFLTLFAFSSENWLRPKDEVNLLMKLLFSRLNRERAGLVRNNIKFKCIGDLERLPAKVKEAVNQTISATDHCTGMTLIFALSYGGRQEIASAAKKIAFLVGSGQLRPEDVNEELFHSQLESSEIPDPDLIIRTSGESRLSNFYLWQSAYSEFMVFPKMWPEFTRNDLDLAIESFNLKERRFGKTSEQLGSTLQASFRSLKGEI
- a CDS encoding phosphatidate cytidylyltransferase, producing the protein MGLQTRILSALVAGGAFVAIGFYGGPSGIAVISFGIVMLGCYEFTQIGFPPDEKLPPFLKVLFLGSCFAFISAALLLKPVTGLATLALTSMIFFSCLLSALHKTVPLEMIRKLSSSLILGLVYTGLMPIFALKILFLPDGLKWFSLMLIVVFSGDTFAYFVGLCFGKRKLMPSVSPKKTVAGAWGGLMGSGLVAWLAGVYFVDKHVLMLFVTGSIASGFFAQFGDLFESLLKRVSGHKDSGSIMPGHGGVLDRLDGIYFASPVFFIVAQSLS
- the rseP gene encoding RIP metalloprotease RseP: MDLILNWLQSGLSAIGPFLILLGLLIFVHELGHFLVAKWCGVRVEVFSLGFGKKILKFTRGETTYCISIVPLGGYVKMYGDDPTAEIPESEKSRAFLSKPVIQRIAIVLAGPLMNFLFAIPLFMAVGLNGELVPGPRLGDVEPESSAFQAGFRSGDKILSMNEEAISYWSQITKKIEASVDREIQFKVIRFEGGETVSLKASPALVPNDNILTLDTLVPRIPGLDPSGRSSMVGVSSPQSPAALAGLKTFDIITSINGVKVNSFWELEPTLQAHRNSEKLELVVRPYTAKANIENRTVVLTDFHKLSKTVDESKSLLDVLGLEESDLYLLQVKENSPAARAGLRDGDKIIGLDKTPVEKWDQVLGKVKAFKSEDKLIHFSIAREGKAIDVDIAPEMTEVMNRNQKEENRFTVGIIPAILESQAELTLFRVNSPAEAVSYGFEKTIDWTKAIAVSFLRILTAQVSHKNIGGVITIGRVASQTFEMGISAFLRMMAIISINLFLINLLPVPILDGGHLVFFVIEALRGAPLSMRKMEIAQQVGLILLISLMVLSLFNDITSFVKSP